From the genome of Prevotella herbatica, one region includes:
- a CDS encoding cupin domain-containing protein has translation MIIDFKDIEEAKIMGFKGGQGELDTRNYVDEKVKIMKSVLKSGASTGLHTHEGNCEIVYILKGSVTFHYDGNVETAKEGQVHYCPMNHNHYMENTTSEDVEYLAIVPEHH, from the coding sequence ATGATAATTGATTTTAAAGACATTGAAGAAGCCAAGATAATGGGCTTTAAAGGAGGTCAAGGCGAACTTGACACCCGCAATTATGTTGATGAAAAAGTAAAGATTATGAAGAGTGTTCTTAAATCAGGAGCATCAACAGGTCTTCACACTCATGAGGGGAATTGTGAAATAGTATATATACTTAAAGGTAGCGTGACATTCCATTATGATGGAAATGTTGAGACTGCTAAAGAAGGTCAGGTGCATTATTGTCCAATGAACCATAACCATTACATGGAAAATACTACTAGCGAAGACGTTGAATATCTAGCTATAGTTCCAGAGCACCATTAA
- a CDS encoding TonB-dependent receptor, with the protein MQKRLHFLLALMLFFTTSIMAQVTTSSINGKVVAGNEDVIGATVTAVHVPSGTTYNAVTNSSGRYTIQGMRVGGPYKVTISYIGYKDEVLGNISLSLGQPLAINADLKEDINQLGEVLVTGKSGRNANGAGSNFSKSQIDNAPTVNRDIYDVARLSPLVSTSKVGGITIAGTNNRYNSFQIDGTVSNDVFGLSASGTNGGQTGANPISMDAIEELQVTVAPFDVRQSGFTGGAINAITKSGTNEFHGSAYTYYTNQAMYGKYNMVNGHALDKLAQQNTNTYGATFGGPIIKNKLFFFASAEYKKTSYPNSIFPGYTDKYITEDVAKQISDKYNQLTGNQDNYGKNQINTQSLGLLARLDWNIDIKNHLSFRFQHNDSFDDKTGSSSTSYTFNNSSYRMNNKTNSFVAELTSHISDNLYNEARVSANFIRDNRVIPYMGPTVQISNVQGGDGQSTNTVNIGTEFSSGANYLNQNIWSAEDNLSWYLGDHSLTFGTHNEIYNMKNLFIQAATGAWYYNSLDLFMNDQPYKFTYKYTDPALTNGDTRYAPTMKAGIFGIYAQDKWDITPNLNLTYGLRFDISSTLNNPTTNDAFNTFADANKFGVKVGTMPNAKLMVSPRVGFSWYTNDSHSTLVRGGVGVFTGRAPFVWLSNAYSNNGVESKGSTISPKDAQKNYTNGAPNITDYKDKLIDAANQGGSLSPDIVTIQKNFKYPQVFRANLALEQRLPEDIKFTLEGIYSKNMNNVFFENLAYSDQGNKTYAVQGVEASAVTSYTKVQANMPYYSIINLRNTSKGYSYNVSAKLEKSFDFGLNLMASYTFGHSYSVNDGTSSVAYSNWKYNYSRNTNDAHELSWSKFDIPHQVTVQVSYDSPKYWNNWMSTTVAVTYNGYSGGRYSLTMNEKSDYNGDGFNGNSLLYIPTKEELAVMNFVDNVNSKTKAVIMTADQSRQAYEDWIESDSYAKNHRGQYAKRNSQLTPWEHEINLHLAQTIYNGKGLGKFQITFDIMNFANMLNKKWGAKYDNAYNLSPLTFAGFKNNQTTFYYNSNNTPTASNIASRWHAQIGFRLIF; encoded by the coding sequence ATGCAAAAAAGATTGCATTTTTTATTAGCGCTGATGTTGTTCTTTACAACATCCATTATGGCGCAGGTAACAACTTCAAGCATTAATGGTAAGGTTGTGGCAGGTAACGAAGATGTTATAGGTGCTACCGTCACAGCTGTTCACGTTCCATCAGGAACAACTTATAATGCAGTTACAAACTCAAGCGGTCGCTATACCATTCAGGGTATGCGTGTTGGTGGTCCTTACAAAGTGACTATCAGCTACATTGGTTACAAAGACGAAGTTTTAGGCAATATTAGCCTTTCACTGGGTCAACCACTAGCGATAAATGCTGACTTAAAAGAAGACATTAATCAGCTAGGCGAAGTCTTAGTAACAGGTAAATCAGGTCGTAATGCTAATGGTGCAGGTAGCAATTTCAGCAAATCTCAAATTGATAACGCACCAACAGTTAATCGAGACATTTATGACGTAGCAAGACTTTCACCTTTAGTATCAACATCAAAAGTTGGTGGTATTACTATCGCAGGAACGAATAACCGTTACAACTCTTTCCAAATAGACGGAACTGTAAGTAACGATGTATTTGGTCTTTCTGCTTCTGGCACAAATGGTGGTCAGACAGGTGCCAATCCAATATCAATGGATGCAATAGAAGAACTACAAGTAACTGTTGCTCCTTTTGACGTTCGTCAGAGCGGATTTACAGGTGGTGCTATCAATGCTATTACAAAGTCTGGAACAAACGAATTCCATGGATCTGCTTATACATACTATACAAACCAAGCAATGTATGGTAAGTATAATATGGTTAATGGTCATGCTCTTGACAAATTAGCACAACAGAATACAAATACATACGGAGCTACATTCGGAGGCCCTATCATTAAGAACAAATTATTCTTCTTTGCTAGTGCTGAATACAAAAAGACATCTTATCCAAATAGTATATTTCCAGGATACACAGACAAATATATTACAGAAGATGTAGCTAAACAAATATCAGACAAATACAATCAATTGACAGGTAACCAGGATAATTATGGTAAAAACCAAATTAACACACAATCTCTGGGACTTCTAGCTCGTCTTGATTGGAATATTGACATTAAAAATCACTTATCATTCCGTTTCCAACATAACGATTCTTTCGATGATAAGACTGGTTCATCTTCAACAAGCTACACATTCAACAATAGTAGCTATCGTATGAACAACAAGACTAATTCTTTTGTAGCAGAGCTCACATCACATATCAGTGACAACCTATATAACGAGGCTCGTGTTTCAGCTAACTTTATACGCGATAACAGAGTAATTCCTTATATGGGACCAACTGTACAGATTAGTAACGTACAAGGTGGAGATGGTCAAAGTACAAACACTGTAAATATCGGTACAGAATTTTCTTCAGGAGCAAACTATTTGAATCAAAATATTTGGAGCGCAGAAGATAACTTATCATGGTATCTTGGTGATCATTCTTTGACATTCGGTACACACAACGAAATTTATAATATGAAGAATTTATTTATTCAAGCCGCAACAGGAGCTTGGTATTACAATTCTTTGGATTTATTCATGAATGACCAACCTTACAAGTTTACATACAAATACACAGACCCTGCACTGACAAATGGTGACACAAGATATGCACCAACAATGAAGGCTGGTATATTTGGTATTTATGCTCAAGACAAATGGGACATTACACCAAATTTGAATTTGACTTATGGCTTAAGATTTGATATCAGTTCAACTCTTAACAATCCTACAACTAATGATGCTTTTAACACATTTGCAGATGCAAATAAGTTTGGAGTTAAAGTTGGAACAATGCCAAACGCTAAGTTAATGGTTTCTCCACGTGTAGGTTTCAGTTGGTATACTAATGACAGCCACAGTACTCTTGTTCGTGGTGGTGTTGGTGTATTTACAGGTCGTGCTCCTTTTGTATGGTTGTCTAATGCATATAGTAATAATGGTGTTGAATCTAAAGGTTCAACAATCTCACCAAAAGATGCACAGAAAAACTACACTAATGGAGCTCCTAACATAACAGATTACAAAGATAAACTCATTGATGCAGCAAATCAGGGTGGTTCATTGTCTCCTGATATTGTAACAATTCAGAAAAACTTTAAATACCCACAAGTATTCCGTGCTAACCTTGCTCTTGAACAGAGACTACCAGAGGATATCAAATTTACATTAGAAGGTATCTACTCTAAGAATATGAACAATGTTTTCTTTGAGAATCTTGCATATTCCGACCAAGGTAATAAGACTTACGCTGTACAGGGTGTAGAGGCTTCTGCTGTAACAAGCTACACTAAGGTTCAAGCAAATATGCCTTACTACAGTATCATCAATCTTCGTAACACAAGCAAAGGATATTCTTATAATGTTTCAGCCAAACTTGAAAAGAGCTTTGATTTTGGTTTGAATTTAATGGCTAGTTACACATTTGGTCACTCATATTCTGTAAATGACGGAACATCTTCTGTTGCATATTCTAACTGGAAATACAACTATAGCCGTAACACAAATGATGCACACGAACTTAGCTGGTCTAAATTTGATATCCCACATCAGGTAACTGTTCAGGTTTCATACGATTCTCCTAAATACTGGAATAATTGGATGAGCACAACTGTTGCTGTTACATACAACGGATATAGTGGTGGTCGTTACAGCCTCACAATGAACGAAAAGAGCGACTACAACGGCGATGGATTCAATGGTAACAGCTTACTTTACATTCCGACTAAAGAAGAACTTGCTGTCATGAATTTCGTAGATAATGTAAATAGTAAGACTAAGGCTGTAATCATGACTGCAGACCAAAGCCGTCAGGCATACGAAGACTGGATTGAGAGTGATAGCTATGCTAAGAATCATCGTGGTCAATATGCAAAACGTAATTCTCAGCTAACTCCTTGGGAACATGAAATCAATCTCCATTTAGCACAGACTATATATAATGGCAAGGGATTAGGAAAGTTCCAGATTACATTTGACATAATGAATTTTGCAAACATGCTTAATAAGAAATGGGGTGCTAAATATGACAATGCATACAACTTGTCTCCACTTACATTTGCAGGTTTCAAGAATAATCAAACAACATTCTATTATAATTCAAACAACACACCTACTGCAAGCAACATCGCTTCACGCTGGCATGCACAAATTGGTTTCCGTTTGATTTTCTAA
- a CDS encoding ABC transporter permease, translated as MNLVWKLLRQHISVPQFAGFFFANLFGMLIVLLGFQFYHDVVPIFTAEDSFMKSDFMIVNKKIGTASSISGRSNTFSNTEVDDMGEQAFSDKIGKFTSTEYKVDANMSVNGVPVLDNGEISFESVPDNFVEVKQLSDWKYTPGSKVVPIILPRIYLTMYNFGFAQSHSLPKISDGLIGMIDFQIFVHGNKKQAQFKGKVIGFSSRLSSILVPQAFMDWSNNEYAPGQQTEPTRLIMSLKNPGDQNFTKYLDKKGYEIENDKLNAEKTTYFLKMMVTMVMVVGLIISVLSFYILMLSIYLLVQKNSSKLENLLLIGYSPGHVARPYQLLTISLNIAVLIMAWIILFFVRNYYIGIIETLFPDMEDGSMLSTFVVGISLLVLVSICNLIAIRNKIASIWKRKE; from the coding sequence ATGAATTTAGTTTGGAAATTATTACGTCAGCATATTAGTGTGCCACAGTTCGCAGGATTTTTCTTTGCGAACTTGTTTGGTATGTTAATCGTCTTGCTTGGATTTCAGTTCTACCATGATGTAGTGCCAATATTCACAGCAGAAGACAGTTTCATGAAAAGTGATTTCATGATAGTAAACAAAAAGATAGGAACTGCCAGTTCTATCAGTGGAAGATCAAACACATTCTCAAATACAGAAGTTGATGATATGGGTGAACAAGCTTTCTCTGATAAAATAGGCAAATTCACCAGTACTGAATATAAAGTAGATGCAAACATGAGCGTCAACGGAGTACCTGTATTGGACAACGGTGAAATTAGTTTTGAGAGTGTTCCTGATAATTTTGTAGAAGTAAAACAACTCAGCGACTGGAAATATACACCAGGATCTAAAGTTGTGCCTATAATACTTCCACGTATATATCTAACAATGTATAACTTTGGTTTCGCACAAAGTCATTCATTGCCTAAAATCAGTGACGGGCTAATCGGTATGATTGATTTCCAAATATTCGTACATGGAAACAAGAAGCAGGCACAATTCAAAGGTAAGGTGATTGGATTCTCAAGTCGACTAAGTTCTATCCTTGTTCCACAAGCATTTATGGACTGGAGTAATAATGAATATGCTCCTGGTCAGCAGACTGAACCGACAAGACTTATCATGTCGTTGAAAAATCCTGGCGATCAGAACTTCACAAAATACCTTGACAAGAAGGGATATGAAATAGAAAACGACAAACTGAATGCAGAAAAGACAACATACTTCCTGAAGATGATGGTGACAATGGTCATGGTTGTTGGTCTTATCATCTCTGTCCTCAGTTTCTATATCCTCATGCTAAGTATCTATCTATTGGTACAGAAGAATTCAAGCAAACTAGAAAACTTGCTTCTCATTGGATATAGTCCAGGGCACGTTGCACGTCCATACCAATTATTGACAATATCACTTAATATTGCTGTATTAATTATGGCATGGATAATTCTGTTCTTCGTGAGAAACTATTACATAGGAATTATTGAAACTCTATTCCCAGACATGGAAGATGGCAGCATGCTTTCAACATTTGTTGTTGGAATATCACTTCTTGTACTTGTTAGTATTTGCAACTTGATTGCAATAAGAAACAAAATTGCAAGTATTTGGAAGCGAAAAGAATAA
- a CDS encoding ATP-binding cassette domain-containing protein, with protein METIKFSYVIPQVFAQRVNELDSDIWNTDATFEKGHLYLVEADSGKGKSTFCSYVVGYRHDYDGSVTFDNDNTKEYQVKEWVDMRQHHISHLFQELRLFPELTAFENVEIKNKLTGFKSRDQIVKWFDMLGIADKLDAKIGRMSFGQQQRVALIRSLVQPFDFIFADEPISHLDDTNSAIMAEIMMTEAKAQGAGVIVTSIGKHMDLDYEKTFKL; from the coding sequence TTGGAAACGATTAAATTCAGTTACGTTATCCCTCAAGTGTTTGCTCAAAGAGTAAATGAACTAGATTCGGATATTTGGAACACGGATGCTACTTTTGAAAAAGGACATCTCTATCTTGTAGAAGCTGATTCTGGAAAAGGGAAAAGTACTTTTTGTAGCTATGTTGTTGGCTACAGACACGACTACGATGGAAGTGTAACATTCGACAATGATAACACCAAAGAATACCAAGTGAAGGAATGGGTAGACATGCGCCAACATCACATCAGTCACCTATTTCAGGAATTGAGACTATTCCCTGAACTTACAGCTTTTGAAAACGTGGAAATTAAAAACAAACTTACCGGCTTCAAAAGCAGAGACCAGATTGTGAAATGGTTTGACATGCTTGGTATAGCTGATAAGTTGGATGCCAAAATAGGAAGAATGTCATTCGGTCAGCAGCAGCGAGTTGCGCTAATACGCTCATTGGTACAACCTTTTGACTTTATCTTCGCCGATGAGCCTATAAGTCACCTTGATGACACAAACTCAGCAATAATGGCTGAAATAATGATGACAGAAGCTAAAGCACAAGGTGCTGGTGTCATTGTTACCTCAATAGGTAAACACATGGATTTGGATTACGAAAAAACATTTAAACTGTAA
- a CDS encoding DUF4836 family protein has product MKKVVYLISCLMVLIFASCSDNSYLNAIPNESTALISMDPVKMSGVNNMAVLKTLLHFSNIDKSGIDASNKIYLFESPDGNLGVCAKVKDEDDLTETFNKLAAKGSCPKPKERRGFHFTVLKGAWIAGWSDASILIMGPVTLDAQPQLQQQMAKYLKQDEEDGITASKMYEKLDSIDSPMAMVAQAQALPDQFIAPFTLGAPKGADASQVMIAAEMSVKKGIMHINGETFSFNKTIDKSLKDATKIYRPIKGKYINSMPKTAMLGMFLNVNGTKFLPLMQSNKGIQQLLMGVNAAIDMDNIIRSVDGEMAIITPTYGSDNISMSMTAQLANSNWINDVGYWKESCPAGGKIIDWQKNAWYYTDKKTTFYFGVSKDMQFFSGSSKEEAAQSIIASKDQLDDKVKEIIKGQKLVMVINMNAMKGDKAGAVTSMLKPIFGNLETIVYTLK; this is encoded by the coding sequence ATGAAGAAAGTAGTATACCTTATATCATGTCTTATGGTGCTTATATTTGCATCATGTTCAGACAATAGTTATCTTAACGCCATTCCTAACGAGAGTACAGCCCTCATATCTATGGATCCAGTAAAAATGAGCGGAGTAAATAATATGGCTGTATTGAAAACCCTACTCCACTTTAGCAATATCGACAAGAGTGGTATTGATGCAAGTAATAAAATTTATCTTTTTGAATCACCTGACGGTAATTTGGGTGTATGCGCGAAGGTTAAAGACGAGGATGACTTGACTGAGACTTTCAATAAACTGGCAGCAAAAGGATCCTGTCCAAAACCAAAAGAGCGCAGAGGATTCCATTTCACGGTACTCAAAGGCGCATGGATTGCAGGTTGGAGCGATGCTTCAATACTCATAATGGGACCTGTAACTCTAGATGCACAACCACAACTTCAGCAACAGATGGCTAAATATCTGAAACAGGACGAGGAAGATGGCATCACAGCAAGCAAAATGTATGAGAAATTAGATTCCATAGATTCACCAATGGCAATGGTAGCACAAGCCCAGGCTCTACCAGATCAATTTATCGCACCATTCACTCTTGGCGCACCAAAAGGCGCAGATGCATCACAAGTGATGATTGCAGCAGAAATGAGCGTAAAGAAAGGCATAATGCACATTAATGGAGAAACTTTCTCTTTTAACAAGACCATAGACAAATCTCTGAAAGATGCAACAAAGATATACAGACCTATAAAAGGCAAATATATAAATTCTATGCCTAAGACTGCAATGCTTGGTATGTTCCTTAACGTAAATGGAACCAAGTTCCTTCCGCTTATGCAGAGTAACAAAGGTATTCAACAATTACTTATGGGTGTAAACGCTGCTATCGACATGGATAATATCATACGCAGCGTTGATGGAGAAATGGCTATCATCACTCCTACGTATGGTTCTGACAACATATCTATGAGTATGACGGCACAACTAGCCAACAGCAACTGGATTAATGATGTTGGTTACTGGAAAGAAAGTTGCCCTGCTGGTGGAAAAATAATTGACTGGCAGAAAAATGCATGGTATTACACAGATAAGAAGACTACATTCTATTTTGGAGTTAGTAAGGATATGCAATTCTTCAGCGGAAGTAGTAAAGAGGAAGCTGCACAGTCAATAATAGCTTCAAAGGATCAACTTGATGACAAAGTGAAGGAGATAATAAAGGGTCAGAAACTAGTAATGGTAATTAATATGAATGCCATGAAAGGAGACAAGGCTGGAGCTGTAACAAGTATGCTGAAACCTATCTTCGGAAACTTAGAAACAATAGTTTATACTTTAAAATAA
- a CDS encoding 16S rRNA (uracil(1498)-N(3))-methyltransferase: MKEVRYFYVPDAENNNELPQEEATHALRVLRLKSGDEMFIMDGTGNFYHAEVSLATNKKCLYEIKETLPQNKTWKGHIHLAIAPTKNMDRIEWMTEKATEIGFDELTFLNCTFSERKVLRTERIEKIVVSAVKQSRKPWKPVVNEMISFKDFISTPRKGRKFIAHCYQEIEKNDLFDIINSDKENESITVLVGPEGDFSIEEVRLAIENGYESISLGQSRLRTETAGLMAVTMSQLSLRL, encoded by the coding sequence ATGAAAGAAGTTAGATATTTCTATGTACCAGATGCTGAAAACAACAATGAGTTACCACAGGAAGAGGCTACACACGCATTGAGGGTGTTGCGCTTGAAAAGTGGTGACGAGATGTTTATCATGGATGGAACAGGAAACTTCTATCATGCAGAAGTATCTTTAGCTACAAACAAGAAGTGCTTATATGAAATAAAAGAAACCTTACCACAGAATAAAACTTGGAAAGGACACATTCATTTAGCCATAGCACCGACAAAGAATATGGACCGCATAGAGTGGATGACTGAAAAAGCAACAGAGATTGGATTTGATGAACTTACATTTCTAAACTGCACATTTTCAGAACGCAAAGTATTACGCACTGAAAGAATTGAAAAAATAGTCGTTTCGGCTGTAAAGCAAAGCCGAAAACCATGGAAGCCAGTTGTTAACGAAATGATATCTTTCAAGGATTTCATCTCTACTCCGCGTAAAGGAAGAAAATTCATAGCACATTGCTATCAAGAAATAGAGAAAAACGATTTATTCGATATTATAAATAGTGATAAAGAGAACGAAAGTATAACCGTATTGGTTGGTCCAGAAGGAGACTTTTCAATTGAAGAGGTAAGACTTGCCATTGAAAACGGATACGAAAGTATTTCTTTGGGACAAAGCAGACTTCGCACTGAAACGGCCGGACTCATGGCTGTGACAATGTCACAATTATCATTAAGATTATGA
- a CDS encoding bifunctional nuclease domain-containing protein, with amino-acid sequence MFNVKLKFNSVSEIVGNTDIGLLVLTDEEEKRQLTITCDKFMIHEFSIRTIKSDITKDRLPEAIGQVLKVGCMNIEVRIYDIIDGEYQATIFDKIAQVSTNIRVSDSILLATTCDIPIYIDDELMKAQSVKYVKGQNRMSLPVNALTDEMLKTSLDNAIKEENYEMAQYLSEEIKRRKQN; translated from the coding sequence ATGTTTAATGTCAAACTGAAATTCAACAGTGTATCAGAAATTGTTGGCAATACAGATATAGGATTATTGGTGCTTACAGATGAAGAAGAAAAGCGCCAACTGACTATTACATGCGACAAATTCATGATACATGAATTCAGTATAAGAACTATAAAATCAGACATAACAAAAGACAGACTGCCAGAAGCTATAGGGCAAGTATTGAAGGTTGGGTGTATGAATATTGAAGTTCGCATCTACGATATTATTGATGGAGAATACCAAGCAACAATATTCGATAAGATTGCACAAGTTTCAACTAACATAAGAGTAAGTGACTCCATTCTGTTAGCCACCACATGCGATATCCCTATTTACATAGATGACGAACTGATGAAAGCACAAAGTGTGAAATACGTCAAAGGGCAGAACAGAATGTCTTTACCAGTAAACGCACTAACAGACGAAATGCTAAAGACATCTCTTGACAATGCTATTAAGGAAGAAAATTACGAAATGGCACAATATCTTAGCGAAGAAATAAAGAGGAGGAAACAAAACTAA
- a CDS encoding MFS transporter has product MNLKIRLSVMNFLEFAVWGAYLTCMGIYLGNIGMSDHIGIFFAMQGIVSIFMPAIMGIIADRFIPAQRLLGYCHLLAGLFMFAAAWYGNETGTNANFGILFTFYSLSVAFYMPTLALSNSVAYSSLSQAGLDTVKDFPPIRVFGTVGFICTMWFVDIMGYKSNQTQFIVSGLLSIILFLYTFTLPNCGIKKNQDKTSIADAFGLKAFSLFKQKKMAIFFIFSMMLGVSLQITNGFATPFIESFKTIHEYAGTFGVKYPVILYSISQFSETLCILMIPFFMKKFGIKNVMLIAMFAWVLRFGLLGTGNPGSGVWMFIASMIIYGVAFDFFNISGSLFVDKATDPSLRSSAQGLFMLMTNGIGATVGAFAAQAVVTNHTAANGVTDWQSCWFTFAGYAMVVGISFALMFRPKAPVAEDK; this is encoded by the coding sequence ATGAATCTTAAAATCAGACTATCAGTGATGAACTTCCTGGAATTCGCGGTTTGGGGAGCTTATTTGACATGTATGGGAATTTACCTGGGAAACATAGGTATGAGTGACCATATCGGAATATTCTTTGCTATGCAGGGAATTGTATCTATATTTATGCCGGCAATCATGGGAATCATAGCCGACAGATTTATACCTGCACAAAGACTTTTAGGATATTGCCATTTGCTAGCCGGACTATTCATGTTTGCTGCAGCATGGTATGGCAATGAAACAGGGACAAATGCCAATTTTGGTATTCTGTTCACCTTCTATTCGCTAAGTGTTGCCTTCTATATGCCAACACTTGCTTTGAGCAATTCTGTAGCATATTCTTCATTAAGTCAAGCAGGTCTTGACACAGTGAAAGACTTTCCGCCAATACGTGTATTCGGAACAGTTGGATTTATCTGCACAATGTGGTTTGTTGATATTATGGGATACAAGAGCAACCAGACTCAATTTATAGTAAGTGGTTTACTCAGCATAATTTTATTTCTATATACATTCACTCTACCGAATTGTGGAATTAAGAAGAATCAGGACAAGACAAGCATTGCTGATGCTTTCGGATTGAAGGCTTTTTCGTTGTTTAAGCAAAAGAAAATGGCAATATTCTTCATTTTCTCTATGATGCTTGGAGTTAGTCTACAAATAACCAACGGCTTTGCGACTCCTTTCATCGAAAGTTTTAAGACCATACATGAGTATGCAGGAACATTCGGAGTAAAATATCCAGTAATACTCTACTCTATATCACAATTCAGTGAGACTCTCTGTATATTGATGATACCATTCTTCATGAAGAAATTCGGTATTAAAAACGTTATGCTTATCGCCATGTTTGCATGGGTATTGAGATTCGGGCTCTTAGGAACAGGTAATCCTGGTTCTGGAGTATGGATGTTTATTGCTTCAATGATTATATATGGTGTAGCATTCGACTTCTTCAACATATCAGGTTCACTGTTTGTAGACAAAGCCACAGATCCATCATTGCGTTCAAGTGCACAGGGACTATTCATGCTAATGACAAACGGTATAGGTGCTACTGTCGGTGCATTCGCTGCTCAGGCTGTGGTAACAAATCACACAGCCGCAAACGGAGTAACAGACTGGCAATCATGCTGGTTCACATTCGCTGGATACGCGATGGTTGTTGGAATTAGTTTCGCACTGATGTTCAGACCAAAAGCACCTGTGGCGGAAGATAAATAA